In Flavobacterium lacustre, a genomic segment contains:
- a CDS encoding homoserine kinase, whose product MNEIKIFCPATIANLSCGFDVLGLCLETAGDEMIIRKSATKGVRITKIVGADLPLETEKNVAGVAALAMLEAIDTEFGFDIEIYKHIKAGSGIGSSAASAAGAVFGINELLGQPFTRKELVLFAMQGEKLASGNAHADNVAPALLGGFTLVRSSNPLDIIKIQSPPELYATVVHPQIELKTSDARSVLKQTVSLKSAITQWGNVGGLVAGLYTQDYDLIGRSLHDEIVEPLRSVLIPGFDLIKKTAYEHGALGSGISGSGPSIFALSKGEATAQKIAEAMSAVYEEMNLPYEIHVSKVNDEGMKII is encoded by the coding sequence ATGAATGAAATAAAAATATTTTGCCCCGCCACAATCGCCAACCTATCCTGCGGATTTGATGTCCTCGGACTGTGTTTAGAAACGGCAGGTGACGAAATGATTATTCGAAAATCAGCTACAAAAGGCGTTCGCATCACTAAAATAGTAGGTGCCGACTTGCCTTTAGAAACCGAAAAAAACGTAGCTGGTGTAGCCGCTTTGGCAATGTTAGAAGCAATAGATACCGAATTTGGTTTTGATATCGAAATCTACAAACACATCAAAGCCGGTAGCGGAATTGGGAGTAGTGCTGCAAGTGCTGCAGGTGCCGTTTTTGGTATCAATGAATTATTGGGACAACCATTCACCCGAAAAGAATTAGTGCTTTTTGCCATGCAAGGCGAAAAACTGGCCAGCGGAAACGCCCATGCCGATAACGTCGCTCCTGCCCTTTTAGGCGGATTTACATTGGTGCGCAGTTCTAATCCTTTAGACATTATCAAAATTCAAAGCCCACCGGAACTATACGCAACCGTAGTACATCCTCAGATTGAGTTAAAAACTTCGGATGCCCGCTCGGTTTTAAAACAAACCGTTTCCCTCAAAAGTGCCATCACGCAATGGGGAAATGTAGGCGGATTAGTAGCCGGATTATACACTCAGGATTACGACTTAATAGGCCGTTCCCTTCATGACGAAATCGTAGAACCTTTACGCAGTGTCTTGATTCCGGGTTTCGATTTAATCAAAAAAACAGCCTACGAACACGGCGCATTAGGTTCAGGAATATCAGGCTCAGGTCCTTCTATTTTCGCTTTAAGCAAAGGGGAAGCAACCGCACAAAAAATAGCCGAAGCCATGAGCGCTGTCTACGAAGAAATGAATTTACCGTATGAAATTCACGTTTCTAAAGTAAATGACGAAGGAATGAAAATCATCTAA
- the thrA gene encoding bifunctional aspartate kinase/homoserine dehydrogenase I, which translates to MKVLKFGGTSVANAQNIKLVLDIVLHKAKEEKVIVVVSALSKVTDLLQLAAAKAAANDESFKEIVALIEKKHLDALKELIPVSEQSSLLSHIKRIVNHLETLLDGCFLLGELSPRTSDTILSFGELLSSYIIAEALKQHLKNSAYKDSRELIKTNNNFGKAAVNFEVSNQLISNFVATNESQVVIMPGFIASSLDGINTTLGRGGSDYTAAIIAAAVEATDLEIWTDVNGMFTANPKIVKQAQPIATISYQEAMELSHFGAKVLYPPTIQPVLRKNIPILIKNTFEPGAEGTLISNTISSQTNPVKGISHIDNISLLTLEGPGMIGVSGSSKRLFEVLSQENINVIFITQASSEHSICIGIQNSDAETAENAINKAFGNEILQNKIDPCIVEKNLCIIALVGENMKNHQGLSGRMFSTLGKNNVNIRAIAQGASERNISAVINERDVKKALNTLHENFFEENTKQLNLFVMGVGNVGEKFIEQIHQQKKFLKENLKINLRVIALSNSRKMYFDEDGIPLKEWQFALETGEPADKEEFISRVKSLNLRNSIFVDITANESVSKTYEQYLKQNIAVVTCNKIACASEYDNYKNLKNLSRQYNAPFLFETNVGAGLPIIDTVKNLIASGDKVHKIQAVLSGSLNFIFNNFDENNSFHDVVKEAGVQGFTEPDPKIDLSGIDVARKILILIRESGYKMEIDAIANESFMPAACLQTTSNEAFFESLIEHAAHFDAIYKEALSKDSRLKYVAQFENGKASVGLRFIPKEHPFYNLEGKDNIVLFFTDRYVDQPLLIKGAGAGAAVTASGIFADVIRIGNV; encoded by the coding sequence ATGAAAGTATTAAAATTTGGCGGAACTTCGGTAGCCAATGCACAAAATATAAAACTGGTTTTAGATATTGTTCTACATAAAGCAAAAGAAGAAAAAGTAATCGTAGTAGTTTCTGCTTTAAGTAAAGTGACTGATTTACTGCAACTCGCTGCCGCAAAAGCTGCCGCAAACGACGAAAGCTTCAAAGAAATCGTAGCCTTAATCGAGAAAAAACATTTAGACGCCTTAAAAGAACTTATTCCCGTAAGCGAACAAAGCAGCCTTTTAAGCCACATCAAAAGAATCGTCAATCACCTGGAAACCCTTTTAGACGGTTGTTTCCTTTTAGGAGAATTATCCCCTAGAACATCAGATACTATTTTAAGTTTCGGAGAATTATTGTCGTCTTACATCATTGCCGAAGCATTAAAACAACACCTCAAAAACAGCGCCTACAAAGACAGTCGCGAATTGATAAAAACCAACAATAATTTCGGAAAAGCAGCCGTAAATTTTGAAGTATCAAATCAATTGATTTCAAATTTCGTTGCCACAAATGAAAGCCAAGTTGTAATCATGCCTGGGTTTATCGCTTCCTCACTTGACGGAATCAACACTACTTTAGGTCGTGGCGGTTCAGATTACACTGCGGCTATTATTGCTGCTGCGGTAGAGGCAACCGATTTAGAAATCTGGACAGACGTAAACGGAATGTTTACTGCCAATCCAAAAATTGTAAAACAAGCACAACCTATAGCCACTATTTCCTATCAGGAAGCAATGGAATTATCTCATTTTGGAGCCAAAGTATTGTATCCGCCAACCATTCAACCGGTATTGAGAAAAAATATTCCTATCCTGATCAAAAACACGTTTGAACCGGGAGCAGAAGGAACTTTAATATCCAATACTATTTCTTCTCAAACCAATCCGGTCAAAGGAATCAGTCATATCGATAACATCTCATTACTAACTCTTGAAGGTCCGGGAATGATTGGTGTTTCAGGTTCTTCCAAAAGACTTTTCGAGGTATTATCTCAGGAAAACATCAACGTAATCTTTATTACTCAGGCTTCTTCTGAGCATTCTATTTGTATCGGTATTCAAAATTCCGATGCTGAAACAGCAGAAAACGCCATCAATAAAGCCTTTGGAAATGAAATCCTGCAAAACAAAATCGATCCTTGTATTGTAGAGAAAAACCTGTGCATTATTGCTTTGGTAGGCGAAAACATGAAGAATCATCAAGGGCTTAGCGGTCGAATGTTTAGCACTTTGGGTAAAAACAACGTCAACATTCGCGCCATTGCACAAGGAGCTTCCGAAAGAAACATCTCTGCAGTTATCAACGAAAGAGATGTAAAAAAAGCACTGAATACATTACACGAGAACTTTTTTGAAGAAAACACAAAACAGTTGAACCTGTTTGTAATGGGGGTTGGAAATGTAGGCGAAAAATTCATCGAGCAAATTCACCAACAAAAGAAATTCTTAAAAGAGAATCTAAAAATAAACCTGCGCGTTATTGCATTGTCAAATTCAAGAAAAATGTATTTTGACGAAGACGGAATTCCGTTGAAAGAATGGCAGTTTGCTTTAGAAACTGGAGAACCTGCAGATAAAGAGGAATTCATTTCAAGAGTAAAATCACTCAATTTACGCAACAGTATTTTTGTAGACATCACTGCTAACGAAAGCGTTTCTAAAACTTACGAGCAGTATTTAAAACAAAACATTGCCGTAGTAACTTGTAACAAAATTGCATGTGCTTCGGAATATGACAACTACAAAAACCTGAAAAACTTATCCCGTCAGTACAACGCGCCTTTCTTGTTTGAAACTAATGTTGGTGCAGGATTACCTATCATTGATACCGTAAAAAACCTAATCGCTTCTGGCGATAAAGTCCATAAAATACAAGCCGTTTTATCTGGAAGTTTAAACTTTATTTTCAACAATTTCGACGAAAATAACTCTTTCCATGATGTGGTAAAAGAAGCGGGTGTGCAAGGATTTACGGAACCGGATCCTAAAATTGACTTAAGCGGAATTGACGTAGCCAGAAAAATTCTGATTCTAATCCGTGAAAGTGGATATAAAATGGAAATCGATGCCATTGCCAATGAATCGTTTATGCCTGCTGCCTGCTTACAAACCACTTCAAACGAAGCGTTCTTTGAATCGTTAATCGAACATGCCGCGCATTTTGATGCCATTTACAAAGAAGCCTTAAGCAAAGATTCCCGTTTGAAATATGTAGCACAATTCGAAAACGGAAAAGCAAGCGTTGGTTTAAGATTCATTCCAAAAGAGCATCCGTTCTACAATCTGGAAGGAAAAGACAACATTGTTTTATTCTTCACAGACCGTTATGTAGACCAACCGTTATTGATAAAAGGTGCAGGTGCCGGAGCAGCAGTTACAGCCTCAGGAATATTTGCTGATGTAATCAGAATTGGAAACGTATAA
- the hutH gene encoding histidine ammonia-lyase, which yields MDNTHYISTQVLSLENVQEIIAHDKTLALSEEAKVNIQKCRDYLDKKMAAQSTPIYGINTGFGSLCNVKISNENLSKLQENLVKSHSCGTGDEVPSEIVKLMLLLKIQSLSYGHSGIQLQTVDRLIAFYNNGILPVIYTQGSLGASGDLAPLAHLSLPLLGEGEVYFEGKKVHSSVVLKQFNWEPIVLQSKEGLALLNGTQFMSAYGAHILIKTNKFSYLADLIATISLEGFDGRIEPFHELIHFIRPHKGQIVTANRVKGFLEGSEIIEQSKTHVQDPYSFRCIPQVHGASKDAIDYVKKVFKTEINSVTDNPNIFIESDQIISGGNFHGQPLALALDFMAIALAELGSISERRTYQLISGLRNLPAFLVDNPGLNSGLMIPQYTAASIASQNKQLATPSSVDSIVSSNGQEDHVSMGANGATKALRIMDNLERILAIELMNASQAIAYRRPLQSSDFIELFLSAYREEVPLVAEDRILHYDIEKTVSFLNSFQIEDDLLTMA from the coding sequence ATGGATAATACACATTACATAAGCACACAAGTACTTTCGTTGGAAAACGTACAGGAAATTATTGCGCATGATAAAACATTGGCATTATCAGAAGAAGCTAAGGTAAATATCCAGAAATGCAGGGATTATTTGGATAAAAAAATGGCGGCCCAATCTACTCCTATATATGGTATCAATACTGGTTTTGGTTCGCTTTGTAATGTGAAAATTTCAAATGAAAACTTATCAAAATTACAAGAGAATTTAGTGAAATCGCACTCTTGCGGTACAGGTGATGAAGTGCCAAGCGAGATTGTTAAGCTGATGTTGTTGCTCAAAATCCAATCGCTGAGTTACGGGCATTCGGGTATTCAATTGCAAACGGTTGACCGATTGATCGCTTTTTATAACAACGGTATTCTTCCTGTTATTTATACGCAAGGTTCTCTTGGTGCTTCGGGTGATTTGGCTCCATTAGCGCATTTGTCTTTGCCTTTATTAGGCGAAGGCGAAGTTTATTTTGAAGGTAAAAAAGTGCATTCGAGTGTGGTTTTAAAACAGTTTAACTGGGAACCTATTGTTTTGCAATCTAAAGAAGGATTGGCGTTGTTGAACGGAACGCAGTTTATGAGTGCTTATGGTGCGCATATTTTGATTAAAACCAATAAGTTTTCCTATTTGGCAGATTTAATTGCAACGATTTCTCTAGAAGGATTTGACGGACGTATTGAGCCTTTTCATGAATTGATTCATTTTATCAGGCCTCACAAAGGACAAATTGTAACGGCTAATCGTGTGAAAGGTTTTCTGGAAGGAAGTGAAATCATCGAACAATCAAAAACACATGTTCAGGATCCGTACTCTTTTCGATGTATTCCGCAAGTGCATGGCGCTTCAAAAGATGCGATTGATTATGTGAAAAAAGTATTTAAAACCGAAATCAATTCGGTAACAGATAATCCTAATATATTTATAGAAAGCGACCAGATTATTTCCGGAGGGAATTTTCATGGACAACCTTTGGCTTTAGCCTTAGATTTTATGGCAATTGCATTGGCAGAACTGGGAAGTATATCCGAGCGCAGAACGTATCAGTTGATTTCGGGCTTGCGCAATCTTCCTGCTTTTTTAGTAGACAATCCGGGACTGAATTCCGGTTTGATGATTCCGCAATATACAGCCGCCAGTATTGCGAGTCAAAATAAACAATTGGCTACGCCATCAAGTGTAGACAGTATTGTATCGAGCAACGGTCAGGAAGATCACGTAAGTATGGGTGCTAATGGCGCCACCAAAGCGTTGCGAATTATGGATAATTTAGAACGGATTTTGGCTATTGAATTGATGAATGCTTCACAGGCAATTGCTTACAGGCGTCCGTTACAATCCAGTGATTTTATAGAGCTGTTTTTGAGCGCTTACCGAGAAGAGGTCCCTTTGGTAGCAGAAGATCGCATCTTGCATTATGACATAGAAAAAACAGTATCTTTTTTGAATAGTTTTCAAATTGAAGACGATTTGTTAACAATGGCTTAA
- a CDS encoding DUF47 domain-containing protein, translating into MSINSIFQFLVPKDKKFFPLFEEASSNLIELASNLHEAVNLPLKEREVLFQKIDALEQKGEDITRQTNLELSRNFITPFDREDIHSLITSIDNVADNLHGAASRMRLYQVDKITKSIRKLTEINLEACQNIDVAVKELKNLKKIKNITDACARISKLENKSDTVYNKAVFEIFENETDAKNIIKYKEVLSVLETATDKCKSVASVLESISVKHS; encoded by the coding sequence ATGTCGATAAATAGTATTTTCCAATTTTTAGTTCCAAAAGACAAAAAATTCTTTCCTCTTTTTGAAGAAGCGTCTAGTAATTTAATTGAATTAGCTTCTAATTTGCATGAAGCTGTAAACCTTCCTTTGAAAGAAAGAGAAGTTCTTTTTCAGAAGATAGATGCATTAGAGCAAAAAGGAGAAGACATTACGCGTCAAACCAATCTGGAATTGAGCAGAAATTTCATTACACCATTTGACAGAGAAGATATTCACTCTTTGATTACTTCGATAGATAATGTTGCGGATAATCTTCATGGTGCGGCCAGCAGAATGCGTTTGTATCAAGTAGATAAGATTACAAAATCAATACGAAAATTGACAGAAATCAATCTTGAAGCATGTCAAAATATTGATGTTGCCGTAAAAGAATTGAAAAACCTTAAAAAGATTAAGAATATTACAGATGCTTGTGCAAGAATCAGTAAGCTGGAAAATAAATCGGATACGGTTTACAATAAAGCGGTATTTGAAATTTTTGAAAATGAAACGGATGCCAAAAACATTATTAAATATAAAGAAGTGTTGTCCGTTTTAGAAACAGCAACTGATAAATGTAAAAGTGTTGCCAGTGTTTTAGAATCAATTTCGGTAAAACATTCTTAA
- a CDS encoding inorganic phosphate transporter — protein MDFTLLIIIIVLALIFDYINGFHDAANSIATIVATKVLTPFQAVLWAAFFNFLAYWVFGFGVADTVAKTAHTSSINLTVILAGIIAAIIWNLFTWWKGIPSSSSHTLIGGFAGAAIAHGFSGVVQDPEHYGLKIVSWLKAAKEGELLPSGVLIVILFIVFAPLLGMIISYFISLWMMYSSKKNIYPKLLTVALMLLVVWFLSSVLIPYAEIKKPRFESHFWSVITEPHNIKWFLVAFIFFSLAIFNLFFSSFSTSQSEAVLKKMQLLSSAAFSLGHGGNDSQKVMGIIAAAVAVYIRMNPHVDLSGGWLDLNVILPDEDKGIAANMPSWIPLTCYSVIALGTLSGGWKIVKTMGSKITKVNAFEGVVAESAGALTLFMTEHFKIPVSTTHTITGSIIGVGVTKRVSAVRWGVTVRLIWAWILTIPVSAVLAAMVYSLLNMIL, from the coding sequence ATGGATTTCACACTACTTATTATAATCATAGTTTTAGCATTAATTTTTGATTACATCAATGGTTTTCATGATGCAGCTAATTCTATAGCGACGATTGTGGCCACTAAAGTATTGACACCTTTTCAAGCGGTACTTTGGGCAGCATTTTTTAACTTTTTGGCCTATTGGGTTTTTGGTTTTGGAGTGGCTGATACCGTTGCAAAAACAGCTCATACCAGCAGTATTAATTTAACCGTAATATTAGCGGGTATTATTGCAGCAATTATTTGGAACTTATTCACTTGGTGGAAAGGGATTCCTTCTTCTTCCTCGCATACATTAATTGGCGGATTTGCAGGTGCAGCTATTGCACACGGATTTTCTGGAGTAGTTCAGGATCCGGAACATTATGGACTTAAAATAGTTAGTTGGTTAAAAGCCGCAAAAGAAGGAGAATTGTTGCCTTCAGGTGTTTTAATTGTAATTTTATTTATTGTTTTTGCACCATTGTTGGGAATGATTATATCGTATTTCATTTCGTTATGGATGATGTATTCATCAAAGAAAAACATATATCCGAAATTACTGACTGTAGCATTGATGCTTTTAGTTGTTTGGTTTTTATCATCGGTGTTAATTCCTTACGCAGAGATAAAAAAGCCTCGATTTGAAAGTCATTTTTGGAGTGTTATTACTGAACCCCACAATATAAAATGGTTTTTGGTTGCTTTCATCTTTTTTAGTTTAGCGATATTTAATTTGTTTTTTAGTTCTTTTTCTACCTCACAATCAGAGGCTGTATTGAAAAAGATGCAATTATTATCTTCAGCAGCTTTCAGTTTGGGACATGGAGGAAATGATTCACAAAAAGTAATGGGTATCATTGCAGCAGCAGTAGCTGTTTATATCAGAATGAATCCGCATGTTGACTTATCAGGAGGATGGTTAGATTTAAATGTAATTTTACCAGATGAAGATAAAGGTATTGCGGCTAATATGCCAAGTTGGATTCCGTTAACTTGTTATTCTGTTATTGCTTTAGGAACATTGAGCGGTGGTTGGAAAATTGTAAAAACAATGGGTTCAAAAATAACAAAAGTGAATGCTTTTGAAGGCGTTGTAGCAGAATCTGCCGGAGCATTGACTTTATTTATGACCGAACATTTTAAAATTCCGGTTTCAACTACACATACTATAACAGGATCTATTATTGGTGTTGGTGTAACCAAAAGAGTTTCAGCAGTACGCTGGGGTGTTACTGTAAGATTGATTTGGGCTTGGATTTTAACCATTCCAGTTTCGGCAGTTTTGGCAGCCATGGTTTACTCGTTACTTAATATGATTTTATAA
- a CDS encoding DUF421 domain-containing protein — protein sequence MINTYLEIIIRSAAVYLFMVIALRIFGKKELSQLNTADVILILLISNSVQNAMVGNNTSLWGGLAAATVLFAINFILKKLMYKYRKFSDFMQEKPEILIHNGNLDFEILSKLNITSDELKEAMREHGVEYFKDVKLAMLEIDGNISIISGENNLRQTHYKRRRIHKNLIQN from the coding sequence ATGATAAACACCTATCTTGAAATCATCATTCGCAGTGCGGCCGTTTATCTTTTTATGGTAATCGCTTTACGCATTTTTGGTAAAAAAGAACTATCCCAACTCAATACTGCAGATGTCATTTTAATATTACTGATCAGTAATTCAGTTCAAAATGCCATGGTTGGCAATAACACCAGTCTTTGGGGCGGTTTAGCAGCTGCAACCGTACTTTTTGCCATTAATTTTATACTAAAGAAATTAATGTACAAATACCGAAAGTTTAGTGATTTCATGCAGGAAAAACCCGAAATTCTAATTCATAACGGCAATCTGGATTTTGAAATATTAAGTAAATTAAATATTACTTCCGACGAATTAAAAGAAGCCATGAGAGAACATGGTGTCGAATATTTCAAAGATGTAAAACTAGCTATGTTAGAAATTGACGGTAATATTAGTATCATTTCAGGTGAAAATAATCTTAGGCAAACGCATTATAAACGAAGACGCATTCATAAAAATTTGATTCAAAATTAG
- the rimK gene encoding 30S ribosomal protein S6--L-glutamate ligase yields the protein MSDNKVILGSEEWCSFPELGIPTIKARVDSGAKTSALHAINIAPFIKNESNWVKFDINPIQNNLKTVIHCEAPLIDKRIVKSSSGFREQRYVIQTHLKIGDSKWPIEMTLTNRDSMGFRMLLGREAMSGRVLVDPEQKYLLGQPTPESLKELYKNSEKASSGLRIGLLASNPELYSNKRIMEAGEMRGHEMHFLNIKECYMKLDAKNPEIHYRGGRILNEFDAVIPRIRPSITFYGCALTRQFEALKVFCLNSSTAITQSRDKLFSLQLLLNHGVEIPTTGFANSPLDTNDLIKMVGGPPLIVKLLEGTQGKGVVLAETKKAAESVINAFKSLNANILVQEFIKEANGKDIRCFVIDGKVVAAIQREAMPGEFRANIHLGGTASIIKVTPEEKKIAIKAAKAMDLKVAGVDIIRSSKGPLLLEVNSSPGLEGIEGATNKDIAGEMIKAIEKNFKL from the coding sequence ATGTCCGATAATAAAGTTATTTTAGGTAGCGAAGAATGGTGTTCTTTCCCTGAATTAGGAATTCCAACCATAAAAGCACGAGTAGATTCAGGCGCCAAAACATCAGCGTTACACGCTATAAATATCGCCCCTTTCATAAAAAACGAATCCAATTGGGTAAAATTTGACATTAACCCAATTCAGAATAATCTCAAAACAGTTATTCATTGTGAAGCCCCATTAATAGACAAACGCATCGTAAAAAGTTCTAGTGGATTCAGAGAACAACGCTATGTAATTCAGACACATTTAAAAATTGGCGACTCTAAATGGCCAATAGAAATGACATTGACCAATCGAGATTCTATGGGTTTTCGAATGCTTTTAGGAAGAGAAGCCATGAGCGGAAGAGTTCTGGTTGATCCGGAACAAAAATACCTTTTAGGACAACCAACTCCAGAAAGTCTAAAAGAACTTTATAAAAACTCCGAAAAAGCAAGTTCTGGTTTACGCATTGGCTTATTGGCCAGTAATCCGGAATTGTACAGCAACAAACGAATCATGGAAGCTGGCGAAATGAGAGGACATGAAATGCATTTTTTGAATATAAAAGAATGCTACATGAAACTGGATGCAAAAAATCCCGAAATTCATTATCGCGGTGGCCGAATATTAAATGAATTTGATGCTGTCATACCAAGAATCCGTCCTAGCATCACCTTTTATGGCTGTGCCCTGACCCGACAATTTGAAGCCCTGAAAGTGTTTTGTTTGAATTCATCAACAGCAATTACACAATCTCGGGACAAATTATTTTCATTGCAATTATTACTGAATCATGGTGTAGAAATTCCTACCACTGGTTTTGCTAATTCCCCTTTGGACACCAATGATTTAATAAAAATGGTCGGCGGACCTCCTTTGATTGTAAAATTACTGGAAGGAACCCAAGGAAAAGGAGTTGTATTAGCCGAAACTAAAAAAGCAGCAGAAAGTGTAATCAATGCTTTCAAAAGTTTAAATGCTAATATCTTAGTCCAAGAATTCATCAAAGAAGCCAATGGAAAAGATATTCGCTGTTTTGTAATAGACGGGAAAGTAGTTGCGGCAATTCAGCGTGAAGCAATGCCCGGAGAATTTAGAGCAAACATCCATTTAGGAGGAACGGCTTCTATCATAAAAGTTACACCAGAAGAAAAAAAGATTGCGATTAAAGCCGCAAAAGCCATGGATTTAAAAGTAGCCGGAGTTGACATTATTCGTTCTTCAAAAGGGCCTTTACTACTCGAGGTAAACTCTTCACCGGGACTCGAAGGAATTGAAGGCGCTACGAATAAAGATATTGCAGGCGAAATGATAAAAGCCATTGAAAAAAACTTTAAGCTATAA